Proteins encoded within one genomic window of Solibaculum mannosilyticum:
- the rsfS gene encoding ribosome silencing factor — protein sequence MTSLEMTKEMVKILDNKKAQDLQVIGIRDLTIIADYFVIASGGSTTQVKALADEVEFQMKEKFGMMPLRTEGYNSSSWILVDYGNVVVHVFTKDTREFYDLERLWADGTKVELEELLSNEGDHSNEV from the coding sequence ATGACTTCGCTTGAAATGACCAAGGAAATGGTGAAAATTCTGGATAACAAGAAGGCCCAAGACCTTCAGGTCATCGGGATCCGGGATCTTACCATTATCGCCGATTATTTTGTAATCGCCAGCGGCGGATCCACCACCCAGGTCAAGGCCTTGGCCGACGAGGTGGAATTCCAGATGAAGGAAAAGTTTGGGATGATGCCGCTTCGCACAGAAGGATACAATTCATCTTCCTGGATTTTGGTGGACTACGGCAATGTTGTGGTTCATGTGTTCACCAAGGACACCAGGGAGTTTTATGACCTTGAGCGCCTTTGGGCCGATGGGACGAAAGTGGAGCTTGAGGAGCTTTTATCAAACGAGGGGGACCATTCCAATGAAGTATGA
- the leuS gene encoding leucine--tRNA ligase — protein MKYDFSTVEKKWQEIWEKEGVFHATNDTSRPKFYALVEFPYPSGQGLHVGHPRSYTALDIIARKKRLQGYNVLYPMGWDAFGLPTENFAIKNHVHPAEVTKQNIARFKQQLVSLGLSFDWSREINTTDPNYYKWTQWIFLKLFEKGLAYKKEMAVNWCNSCKCVLANEEVVNGVCERCGGEVVRKTKSQWMLGITKYAQRLIDDLDGVDYIERVKTQQRNWIGRSTGAEVNFETTSGDTLTVYTTRPDTLFGATYMVISPEHPILEKWADKLHNMDEVRTYQAEAASKSDFERTELVKDKTGVRLDGVEAINPVNGRQIPIFISDYVLISYGTGAIMAVPAHDTRDWEFAKKFNLPIIEVVKGGDVEKEAFTDCATGVMVNSGMLDGLSVEDAKVKIVDWLEQEKKGQPKVNFKLRDWVFARQRYWGEPIPIVHCDKCGYVALPEDQLPLKLPEVESYEPTQNGESPLAALTDWVNTTCPKCGGSAHRETDTMPQWAGSSWYFMRYCDPHNNDALASKEALDYWLPVDWYNGGMEHTTLHLLYSRFWHKFLYDIGVVSMPEPYAKRTSHGMILGENGEKMSKSRGNVVNPDEIVNQYGADTMRLYEMFIGDFEKSAPWSSKSIKGCKRFLDRIWDLQECIVEGGIRPELERNFHKTIKKVTIDIENLKMNTAIAAMMALLNDISDTGSITKEEFRTLLLLLNPFAPHITEELWQLVGFGSMVTSQTWPTYDESKCVDDTVEIVLQINGKVRNRLVIPADISKEDAIAAAKQDDKIASQIEGKTIVKEIYVPKKLVNLVVKG, from the coding sequence ATGAAGTATGACTTTTCCACAGTGGAGAAGAAGTGGCAGGAAATCTGGGAAAAAGAGGGCGTTTTCCATGCCACAAACGACACATCACGCCCGAAATTTTACGCATTGGTGGAGTTTCCGTATCCGTCGGGACAGGGCCTGCACGTAGGTCATCCCCGGTCCTATACGGCTCTGGACATCATCGCAAGAAAAAAGAGGCTGCAAGGGTATAACGTCCTGTATCCCATGGGATGGGACGCCTTCGGTCTTCCCACCGAGAACTTCGCCATTAAAAACCACGTCCATCCGGCCGAAGTGACCAAACAGAACATCGCCCGCTTTAAGCAGCAGTTGGTGTCTTTGGGTCTCTCCTTTGACTGGAGCCGTGAAATCAACACCACCGATCCCAATTATTATAAATGGACCCAGTGGATTTTCCTCAAGCTGTTTGAGAAGGGCCTTGCCTACAAAAAGGAGATGGCCGTTAACTGGTGCAATTCCTGTAAATGCGTGCTGGCCAACGAGGAAGTCGTCAACGGCGTGTGTGAACGCTGCGGCGGCGAAGTGGTCCGCAAGACAAAGTCCCAGTGGATGTTGGGCATCACAAAATACGCCCAGCGCCTCATCGACGACTTGGACGGGGTGGATTATATCGAGCGGGTCAAGACCCAGCAGAGGAACTGGATCGGCCGTTCCACCGGCGCCGAAGTCAATTTCGAGACCACTTCCGGCGATACTTTGACCGTTTATACCACCCGTCCGGATACCCTGTTCGGCGCCACCTATATGGTTATTTCGCCCGAACATCCCATCCTGGAGAAGTGGGCGGACAAGCTTCACAATATGGACGAAGTCCGTACATACCAAGCGGAAGCCGCCTCCAAGTCGGATTTTGAACGCACAGAGCTGGTCAAGGATAAGACAGGCGTGCGTCTCGACGGCGTAGAGGCTATCAATCCCGTCAACGGCCGCCAGATCCCCATTTTTATCTCTGATTATGTCCTGATTTCCTACGGTACCGGCGCCATTATGGCCGTCCCGGCTCACGATACCCGCGACTGGGAATTCGCCAAGAAATTTAATTTGCCCATCATCGAAGTGGTCAAGGGCGGCGATGTGGAGAAGGAAGCCTTTACTGACTGTGCCACCGGCGTCATGGTCAATTCCGGTATGCTGGACGGACTCTCGGTGGAAGACGCCAAGGTCAAGATCGTCGATTGGCTGGAGCAGGAGAAAAAGGGCCAACCCAAAGTAAACTTCAAGTTGCGGGACTGGGTGTTCGCCCGCCAGCGTTACTGGGGCGAACCCATCCCGATTGTGCACTGCGACAAGTGCGGCTACGTGGCTCTGCCGGAGGATCAGCTACCCCTTAAGTTGCCGGAAGTGGAGTCCTATGAGCCCACGCAAAACGGCGAGTCTCCCTTGGCGGCGTTGACCGATTGGGTCAATACCACCTGCCCGAAATGCGGAGGTTCCGCCCATCGCGAGACCGATACCATGCCTCAATGGGCCGGTTCCAGCTGGTACTTTATGCGCTACTGCGATCCCCACAACAACGACGCCCTGGCGTCCAAAGAGGCTCTGGATTACTGGCTGCCGGTGGATTGGTACAACGGCGGTATGGAGCACACCACATTGCACCTGCTCTACTCCCGTTTCTGGCACAAGTTCCTTTACGATATCGGCGTGGTGTCTATGCCTGAGCCCTATGCCAAACGCACCAGCCACGGCATGATCTTGGGTGAAAACGGGGAGAAGATGTCCAAATCCCGCGGCAATGTGGTCAATCCCGACGAGATCGTCAATCAGTACGGCGCCGATACCATGCGTCTTTATGAGATGTTTATCGGTGACTTTGAGAAGTCAGCTCCCTGGAGTTCCAAGTCCATCAAGGGCTGTAAGAGATTCTTGGACCGCATCTGGGACTTGCAGGAGTGCATTGTAGAGGGCGGTATCCGTCCCGAGCTGGAGCGGAATTTCCACAAGACCATCAAAAAGGTCACCATTGACATTGAGAACTTAAAGATGAATACCGCTATCGCCGCCATGATGGCTTTGCTCAACGACATCAGTGATACCGGTTCCATCACCAAAGAGGAGTTCCGCACCCTGCTGCTGCTGTTGAATCCCTTTGCCCCCCACATCACGGAAGAGCTGTGGCAGTTGGTGGGCTTTGGCAGTATGGTGACAAGTCAAACTTGGCCCACCTACGACGAAAGCAAATGTGTGGATGACACGGTGGAGATTGTGCTTCAGATCAACGGCAAAGTGCGTAACCGCCTGGTGATCCCCGCTGACATCAGCAAAGAGGACGCCATTGCCGCCGCCAAACAGGACGATAAAATCGCAAGCCAAATTGAGGGGAAAACCATTGTAAAAGAGATCTATGTCCCCAAAAAATTGGTAAATTTGGTGGTGAAAGGATAG
- the rpsU gene encoding 30S ribosomal protein S21 codes for MPEVRVKENESLENALKRFKRQCARDSVIAEVRRREAYEKPSVRRKKKSEAARKRKFR; via the coding sequence ATGCCAGAAGTACGCGTTAAAGAAAATGAGTCTTTGGAAAATGCTTTGAAAAGATTTAAGAGGCAGTGTGCCAGAGACAGCGTAATTGCCGAAGTTCGCAGACGGGAGGCTTATGAAAAACCCTCCGTAAGGCGGAAGAAAAAATCGGAAGCTGCCCGTAAGCGTAAGTTCCGCTAA
- a CDS encoding YqeG family HAD IIIA-type phosphatase: MPIRMPDLMRKRIIQITLEDLRSFGIRGLLLDVDNTLASHGKPEPLEGVEDWITFMREAGIKMAIISNNDSARVSPFAKRLGLPFVSKAMKPLPSGVKRGIHLLGLPPDTIAVVGDQVYTDVMGAHLAGTKAVLVEPVDEYETWSFRLRRRLERGVIRRYRRMHGEDA, translated from the coding sequence ATGCCCATTCGGATGCCGGATTTGATGAGAAAACGCATTATTCAGATTACGCTGGAGGACCTCCGTTCTTTTGGGATCCGGGGGCTCCTGCTGGATGTGGACAATACGCTTGCTTCCCATGGGAAGCCGGAGCCGTTGGAAGGTGTGGAGGATTGGATCACTTTTATGCGGGAAGCCGGCATCAAGATGGCCATTATCTCCAACAACGACAGCGCCAGAGTATCCCCTTTTGCCAAACGGCTGGGACTTCCATTTGTGTCCAAAGCCATGAAACCGCTTCCCTCCGGTGTAAAGAGAGGGATTCATCTGCTGGGGCTTCCGCCAGATACCATTGCAGTGGTAGGGGATCAGGTGTATACTGACGTCATGGGAGCTCACTTAGCGGGTACAAAGGCTGTCTTAGTGGAGCCGGTGGACGAATACGAGACGTGGAGTTTCCGCCTGCGCAGGAGACTGGAACGGGGTGTGATCCGCCGTTACCGTCGAATGCACGGGGAAGATGCATAA
- a CDS encoding TIM barrel protein, translating to MAARFGPAGNSEEFYEAGYKRTLDAPAFLQQKGLNAYEYQCGRGVNVKEETATNLGKKAQEFGVGLSIHAPYYISLASPDEAKRDNSVNYILQSARAAKWMGATRIVVHPGGLGKFTREQATELACETLRKAVHALDEEGLGDIIVCPETMGKINQLGNLEEVLTFCRLDERMLPCVDFGHLNARTLGSLQTKEDFLAVFDQIENALGADRMRRIHVHFSKIEYSKGGEVRHLTFEDMQYGPDYQLLLDATLKKGASPTFICESAGTQTQDALAMRQYYAKQGGDPEFAASQEMTNR from the coding sequence ATGGCAGCACGATTTGGGCCGGCCGGAAACTCAGAGGAGTTTTACGAAGCCGGATATAAACGGACATTGGATGCACCGGCCTTTTTGCAGCAAAAGGGCCTCAATGCTTATGAATATCAGTGTGGACGAGGCGTCAATGTAAAAGAGGAGACAGCGACTAATTTGGGAAAAAAGGCTCAGGAATTTGGCGTTGGTCTCTCCATTCATGCGCCTTATTATATTTCATTGGCGTCGCCGGACGAAGCAAAACGGGATAACTCGGTAAACTATATTTTGCAATCGGCCAGAGCGGCCAAGTGGATGGGCGCCACGCGTATTGTGGTACATCCTGGCGGACTGGGCAAGTTCACCCGGGAACAGGCTACGGAGCTGGCCTGTGAGACGCTTAGAAAGGCAGTCCACGCCTTAGATGAAGAGGGCCTGGGAGATATCATCGTGTGCCCAGAGACCATGGGAAAGATCAATCAGTTGGGTAATCTGGAGGAAGTCCTGACCTTCTGCCGCTTGGATGAACGGATGCTGCCCTGTGTAGATTTCGGCCATCTCAACGCAAGAACCCTGGGAAGTCTTCAGACAAAAGAGGATTTCTTAGCCGTTTTTGACCAGATCGAAAACGCTTTGGGAGCCGACCGGATGCGTCGAATTCACGTGCATTTTTCCAAGATCGAATATTCTAAGGGGGGAGAGGTGCGTCACCTGACCTTTGAGGACATGCAGTACGGTCCGGATTATCAGTTGCTTCTGGACGCCACCCTGAAAAAGGGAGCCTCTCCCACCTTTATCTGCGAATCGGCCGGAACCCAGACTCAGGATGCTTTGGCCATGCGCCAATATTATGCAAAACAGGGCGGGGATCCGGAATTCGCCGCATCACAGGAGATGACAAATCGATGA
- the aroQ gene encoding type II 3-dehydroquinate dehydratase gives MKKLLILNGPNLNLMGEREPGVYGNESLDDINRQIEQKGKELGFECHFFQSNWEGAVIDQIHEARKEYAGIILNAGALTHYSYAVRDAIAAIHIPVVEVHCSNVHAREEFRHTSVISPVCAGSIVGFGKNSYLLALNAFEMLL, from the coding sequence ATGAAAAAACTATTGATTCTCAACGGTCCTAATCTCAACCTCATGGGGGAGCGGGAACCGGGTGTTTACGGCAACGAAAGTCTGGACGATATCAACCGACAGATCGAGCAAAAGGGCAAAGAACTGGGCTTTGAATGTCATTTTTTCCAGTCCAACTGGGAGGGAGCCGTCATCGATCAGATCCATGAGGCCCGCAAGGAATACGCTGGGATTATTCTAAACGCCGGAGCCCTGACCCATTACAGCTATGCTGTGCGGGACGCTATTGCAGCCATTCACATCCCGGTGGTGGAGGTACACTGTTCCAACGTCCACGCCCGGGAGGAATTCCGCCATACGTCGGTCATCTCGCCGGTATGTGCCGGATCCATCGTAGGGTTTGGGAAGAACAGCTATCTATTGGCCCTTAACGCTTTTGAAATGCTGCTGTAA